The nucleotide sequence GTGGTATGTGCCAGAATAGCTACAATGGTAGATTTGCAACACACCTTGCTTCAAACAGTTTTAAACATGGTGTTATCATGGTAACATGTAGTTCATCATATGTTGAAGATTCAAGAGGCGAGTCGATTGCTTCTCTTTCTCCATCTAATGATAATTTTCTTAAAAAACAACCCCTATCAAGTGGgaaattagtattttttttattaagTATTGAAACTACTTGCACATAGTAATAAGAATCCTAGACTAATCgaaaacaaaataattatgtctagaCAATGGTATTTCACTATTCCTATGAACCATTATAAAAATTAGAATGTAGTATCACCACAGTCGGTAGGCGACTCCTCAATGGGGTGCATGTATCCTAATTGTACTTCACTCTGCCGCTACAAATTTCAACAATATTTCTTACTTAACTCATGCCATAGTAATAATgtcatttttttgttcatataactTCTGTAAGATCATCTAGGCTGAATGGGCTATAATTTTGTTGGGCTGGTTTTTACGTCTTCATGTCGCAGGATGTGTACATTAGCTCTAGACTAGCAAATCCAATGGGGTTGTGGACTTGTGGTGACACTGCTAGCAGTTAAGATTCTCGTACAACTCCTACCATCCACGTCTTTAAAAGGCGTACATCTCATGTGCACTCTCATCCCACACATGGATACAAACATAGCTCCGAAAGCCCTTGCCTCTTAAGCTGCCTAAATTTCAAAGTGTAAATTGGTTATGTTGATCTTCCTAGTGAACCAATCAACATATGATATATCCAAAAGAAGCTCCTTTTGCGAAGGATACCCCGAAGCAGCTCGTGGAAAATTCCATGTGGAACTTATTTCATAGGAGCAGGAGGCACGAGGAAGTTAGCGAGATTTAGTTTAGATAATTTCCGAGAAGGTTGGGCCTATTCTAGTGCGTAGGATAAGTCGCAGTCTGCAACGTATAGCTTGTTCCTTGACGTTGCAGGGTTCGTCTCTGCGTTTTGGCTTCTTTCTCCCAAGCCAATGATCATttgacacacacgcacacacacacacacacacacacacacacacacacacacacacacacacacacacacacacacacacacacacacaccatgcaagcaaatgtATTGTTATTTTTTTAACAATTAAAACAATCTATGTGTGGTAACAAAACCTTAGTGTTCAAAGACAAATTAATTATGTCCAGTCAATTACCAAATCCCTAAATACATATCACACGTACGACTATGCATTAGCATTGCTCTTGCCTCCCCAACCTAATAACCGCATGCAGGTCGCCGTCTATGCTCAAGAACAACATCTTTGTTAGATTTGCAAGACACTGATGTCAAACGGTTTTAAATCACCGAGATTCATATTTCTAATCGTGCCCGTACCTACTCGGCAACTTCAGAAAAGTCATACAGGTAACATATATAAATTAGATGGAAACCAAGAGTGTGTCCTCTCTTCTAGTCTACGGTCGCACCTACCTGTCTCTGTTAAAAATCAGCGGATACCTTGAAGGTTGTGGTGTGTGCCACAGAACAACTAATACATTAGATTTGCAACACATCTAGCATCATACGATTTTCAACTACAGTGTTAGTATGGTAACTTGTAGTTCATGGTTTGGTGCAGATTGAAAAGGTGGCTCAGTCACTTCTTTTCCCAAGCTAATGatcattttcttttaaaaaaacttCAAACATGTGTGAAGCGAGCATTGTTTTGTTATTAGCTATTGAAACTACTTGCACATAGTAATAACAATCCTAGACTCTTTgaaaacaaaataattatgtccagCCAATTTGCCGGAGTAAAAGAGAAAAATAAATCATCaaaaaacacaaacataaactaGTCTTGCTAGTATTTCTATGTAGTATTAAAAAATAGTATTTCACATGCCCACAGTTGGTAGGCGAATCTTCTTGGGGTGCATGTATACAAATTGTACTTCACCCTACCTCTACCAAATTCAGCAATATTACTTACTAACAGGGGCGGATCCAGTATTGGACATGGGTGTACAGATGTACACCAAAAAGTTTATGCCAAGAAAAATCGTATATATAGGTATATGACAaaaattatagcatgcatgctcGAGACACTATGCAGTAGCCCACTTGTGGCCAACAAGCCCATATATAGCCCATCAGCAGCAGTCCACGAGCAGCATCCAGCCCTTCTGCCTAGTTCCCCCACGCACCAGGCACTACTTCGCTCAGTCTTGCCTACAAAACAACTTCTCCCTTCATCTACTAATACTGGCTTCACTGTTAGGGTTTCTAAGGCCATTGATTTGAAAACTTTATATTGCATGAACCAATTGGCTTCCATCACAAAAAAAAGAACCAATTGGCTTCACTGTTAGGGTGAAAAATATATTGAACACTCAATGTTGAATTCCTGGATGCGCCACTGCTTACTAACTCATCCCTTGGTAATTACAACATGTTGCCTGTTTTTCAAATAACTTTTGCAATATCATCAGCTAATATATGCATGTAGGAGGCAAATGAGCCATAATTTTATTTTGTTAATTATTCACATCTTCACGACACAAGATGCGTACTTATCATTGCACTAGTTAAGCAATGAGATTGTGGCTATGCGATTAGTAGTTAAGATCCAGGTACAAATTTCAACCACCAATGTCTTTAAAAGGCCCATGTTTCATGTGTACTCTCATCCCCACACATGGTCACCAACATAGCTCCCAAAGCCCCCACCCCATATGTTACCCAAAGTTCGAAATCTGGATTGATTCTTTTCATTTTAGTGAACCAATTAACATATCGTATGCCCAAAGAAGCTCTTTTCACAAAGAACATCCCACGAATGCTCAGGGCAATGCCAAATGAAGCGTCGTTCATGGGGGGTAGGAGGCACGGGGAAGTCAACGAGATCCAGTTTGGAAAAGTTGTGAGGAATGTAACCATGTCATAGCGTGAAGCATGAGTGTTAATGAGCAGGGTAGCTTGTTCAGGGAAGACAGCCAGACCATGCTAGGTTTTTTGCTCAAGCTAATGATCACTTCACGGAAACAGAAACTTCGAGCTAATTATACCATTTTTTCATTAATGATTCCCAATTTGCAGGagtaaaaagaaaaaaccaaatcACCAAAAACACAATCCCCACGTACCATGTGTTGGCACCGCTCTCATTGCACCGAATTAAGAGCTAGCATCTACAACCGAACCCCTCAAACCCATCTCAAACGTCCGGGCAGGCCGTCCGGTCACTGCTCGGTCATGAAATTTGGATCCAGACGGGCCTCTCAGACCGCCCTCAAACGTCTGCCACGTCGACTTGGCCCAGCCTAGCCCACGGCTGCCCCACAAATATCGCCGTCCGAAAAACCCTAGACCGCAGTCAATCCGAACTCCACTTCACTCTCCTCTCCTTCCACTCCATTTCCGATCCCCTCCAAACGCATCCGATGACCGGCGACCGAAGCAGCGCTGCCTCCCGTGGGGACTCCGGCTCCGATTACGACTGGTCTAGCCTGCTGCGCGAAGCGAACCCCGACGATGTGGAGGAGGTCGCCCTCTGCATCGCATTGAGGCGTTCGGTCGTCCAAGGCGGATCTGGCAGTGGCGGATCCACTTCGTCAACGCTCGGCGCCCGTCGACGCAGCGCCGGCGATGTTGCCGACCCATCCCGCCCGACGCGCGGCTTCGCCCACTCTGCTCCACTCCTCAAGGTACGCCGCCCACCACCAGCACCCTCTGCTTCGGAGGTGGTGCCCGGCCACCGCTGGGTCCTCGTGCCCGCGACGGTGCCGGCGCGCACTCGGACTCCCGTGTCGGAGGCACGAGCAGCCCGGCGCGGGCGGtagtgggcgagggagagggcagcGGCGTCCGGGTCGATGTCCGCACCGTCCGCGCGCGAGGGCGCCGGTCGATCCTGAGGCAGCGCTCCTCGCTTCTGTCCTCTGCCGCTCGCTCATGACGGCGGAGACGGATGCGCGGGGCCTCCGCTGCAAGAATGCCAAGGCGCTCCGACTAGCCATCGAGTTGTCGGAGCGCGAGGCAACAAAGGAGGCGGCGACGAAGGCGAAGGCGGCCCACCATGCCAAGGAGCAGGACCGCCTGCTCCGCAGGCTGTCGGGCATGAGGTGCAGGTCCGACTCAGATATGACGGACGGCTCCACCCCCAGCTCCGACGCCGACACGCCGACGCCTACACGGAGGAGCGGCACAGCCGCCCCAATAGCCGAAAGGTGATTTCCTCCGCCCTTCCTCGTTTTGTTTATATTTTATCTATGTTTGTAGTATGGATTTGCACTGTCCACCGTTGAACTCCGATGAATTATGTTTTTTTTTGTCCGGCTAATCCGATGAACTGCACTATGGTATGTGTTTTACGTAGCGTTGCATGAATTGCATGGTTTTTAGGTTTAGAATATGAGGGACACGAATGTGAAAGACGAAATATGAGGCGTGCCTGGTCAGTGTCTGCAGACTCGATTTGCCCCatgcggctgtagatgctctaataaaCACATACAGGTCACGGTGTGTGCCGCAGAACGACAGCTATGTTAGGTTTACAACACACCTGGCGTCAAACACTTTTAAATCACCAGGTTCCTATATTTCTGATCGTGCCCCTACCTACTCAGAAACATAAGAAAAGTCATAATAAGCAGAGTAAATTACATGGAAACCAagagcgtgtctctctctctctctctctctctctctgccacgCTAGCAGAGTAGCAGTCCACCAAACCTATGTGTCCGGCTGTCCGTTAAATCCATGGATACCATGCTTCAAAAGCAAAATGATTCTACCTAGTCAATTTGTTGGAGTAGAAAGCAAAACCCAAATCACCAAAAACAGAAATCGCAAGTACGGCTGTGCTTAGCACTACTCTAGATGCCCTGAAGTAATAAACACATGGAGGTCACGATGTGTGTGTGCTCCAGGACAATGTTAGATTTGAAACACATCTGGTGTCAAACAGTTTCAATCACGTTCCTATTCCAGTATATCTCTAATCATGTCCCTCCCTACCATAGAAACTTAAGGAAAGTCATAGGAAGCTCTTTTTGCAGAGAATATCCTAAAGAAGCACGCGGGCAAGTCCAAATGGTATTTCTTTGGGGGTAGGAGGCACGAGTATGTCACGTGATTAAATTCGATAAGTTGTGAGTAATGTAAAACTTTACTAGCGCTAAGAATGTTGGCCCCCTAGAGATCTAAGGCGACTCACCACATGCTGGCTTTTTTCTTGCAAGCTACTATCATTTCCCGCAAAATAGAAACTCTGAGCAAGTTTATTGTTCGCTTTCGTTGAAAATTAAAATTAGTTGCACATGGTAGCAACATCTTAGAGTGTTCAAAAACAAATAACCAATTTGCAAATGTAGAGAGAAAAAACAAATCACGAAAGACATGAACCGCATGTACAAATGAGTGTTAATACTATTCTCGCTGCCACGAATTAATAAACATAAGCAAGTTGTGGTGTGTCCCGCAGAACAACTACAACGTTAGATTTGCAGTACACCGTGCTCCAAACAGTTTTAAGCACAATGCTAGCATGGTAACTTGTAGTTCATGGTTTCGAATATTAAGAGACGACAAAATCATTTTCTTAAAGAAGGATCTCCTATCAAATGATAAGTTTGTATTGTTTGTTTTTATTAACTAGAAACTGCTTGCACATAGTAATAAGAATCCTAGACTGTTTGGAAAGAAAATAATTATGTGTAGCCAAGTTAAAACAGAATTAAATCACCATAAACACAAGAAAAAATTACTATTGTCGGTATTTACCTATTTATGTTAATATTTTAGCATGTAGCCTCGCCATGTCGGTGGGACACGTCCTCTAGGGGAGCTTGAATAATTTCATTCTAGTCTATCACTATAAAATCTATTAAtgaggagtaacttatactagtgttaTGCATATGACACCAGTCTATGTTACTGTCTCCTTAGTGCAAAATATCATAGTGATAGCATCATAAATGACTTcgtttattagcttgtagactcattttCTCTTAGTAAGCTCTATGTGATGGTAATATAATATGTTATCATGGCCGTCTTTTTCCTCATATAATACTATGTCGTCTCACTAATATgcctacgaggcattgcatgaatATGCATGTTATTATCTATGTTAcatccactatgactagtcttagtAATATGTCAATATATGCACACAAAAAATGCGTGCATGGGTCAAATGAGCCATAATTGGGTTGGGTCAGTTCTTCACTTCTTCATGACGCAAGTTGTACACAGTACATAGGTACATAGGTTAAGCCAATGGGATTGAAGCAACATGCGGCTAGTAGTTAAGATCACCAAACAATTCTTGCCATCCACGTCTATAAAAAGGCATATGTTTCATTTGCGTTCTCATCTCACACATGAGCAGCAAGATAGTTCCCAAAGCCCCCATCTCATATGCTACCTGATGTTCAAAATCTCGATTGATTCTTTTGACCTTCCTAGTGAACCAATCAACATATGGTacacccaaagaaagaagcattttttgtgaagaacatcTCACAAAAACTCAAAGCAATGCCAAATGCAGTATCTCTCATGGGGGTAGGAGGCACCGGGAACTCAACGAGATTCAGTTTGGGTAAGTTGCGAGGAACGTAAACATGTACTAGGGCTAAGCATGTGTATCCCCGAGCAAGTTCGTCTGAGTACGGAAGACCGAAAGCAAATGGTTGCTTTTTATTTTTGAAATAGGCTTTCGCCCTGCTTCATATATAAAGCAACCACAAAACAGACCAAAAGCAAATGTTTGCTTCTTTCACCCAAGCTAATGATCATTTTACCGGAGCAGAATCTCTTAGAAGTGTACTGTCGTTTTTCATTAACGATTAAAACTAGCTGCCCATGGTAACAGATTGTAAGTGTGTTTTCGAAAATAAAATGATATCACCAAAAACACAAAGCCCACATATATACCATGTATTAGTACCGCTCTCATTGCGCCGAATTAATTAAAATCATGCATGTCACGGTGCGTGCTCCACGACAACATTAGATTTGCAACACACCTGGTGTCAAACAGTTTTAAATCACCAGGTTCCTAGTATTTTTAATCGTGCACCCACCTACTCAGCAACTTGACAAAAGCCATAGTAACAAGCAGAGTGGGTAAATTAGATGGAAACCAAGAAGGGTGTCCCCTCTGCACCCCCAGTCCATCCACCAAACCTATCTATCATCCGGCTGCCTCCGTTAAACTCCAATCCGTGGACATCACTCACACCACGCTCCAGTACAGTCCCGCCCGCCTGGACGACGCAATGCGAGATGACGAGAAATAGAGGCAGCGCTTGTGAGCGGAGCGGAGCACACGCACCGGAATGAATGAATGACATGAGATCTTGTTTTCAGATAACTTTTGTAAGATCATCAGCTAACATATGCATGTACGGGCCTAATGAGCCATAATTTGATTGTGCTGGTTCTTCGTATCTTCACCACGCAATGTGGACTTATCATTGCAGTAGTTAGAGCATCTACACCTGGATGCTCTATATCCGTCTAAAACGCCCGGGCAGGCCATCCGGTCACTAACCGGTCACAAAAAACCGACCCAACCGAAcctctcaaacgggcctcaaacgttCGGACTAACCGGCACTCCTCATATTCGTCCCGAATGTAGGGCAGATATGAGGCGGCCTGGGCACGCCCAGGTGCTTCCGCCACGTCAGCCCGGCCCACCGCTGGCCCACCCCGACCCCATAAAAACCACCGTCCGGCACAAACTCTAGCTCACTCCGCTCCCCTTCCCGACGCTCCCAATTCCCCACTCCGGCAAATCCCTATCGACGGCGAGCATGCCCAGCACCGGCAGCCACACCGACGGCAGCTCCGGAGACGAGGAGGAGTTGGCGCTCCGTATCGCGCTTGAGGGCTCGCGGATCGATGGCCATTGGAGTTTGCAACTAGTTTCTCCTCCCCTTTGGAGGAAGGTGGAAAAAAGTGCGGGCAACAACTCCGGCTCCGGTGCAATGCCACCTGTCATGTGTCGCAGCAGCGCCGATGCCGGTGTCGGCATTGAGCAATCCGAGCAGGAGGCGACAGAGGCAACGCCGGAGGCGGCGAGGGTGGCTAAGCTCAAGCGCAGGCAAGCCCGCGTCGTCCGGCGCTTGCAAGGCTACATCGTCATCTCCTATTCCTCCAACAAGGACGGGTCCGACGACTCCGACATGGACCCACCTCCTGCCGCAGACTCCTACAGTTGCGCTGGCGACCGGAAGGGCAAAGGGCCGGCAAGGAAGTGGCGAAGATCCATCTTAATTTCAAGTTTTTAGATGTAGTTTGAACTTGTCCGCCGTATTATGTGTATTATGTGAACTTTGGCTATCTTTTGATGACCCGGTTGTGATCTTTTGACGAACCAATTGTGCATTTGTATGTCCTCTCAGGATCTGCGTAGTTTTTATCAACGTTGTATGGTTTAATATGAATATAGAGGACGGAATATGAGATACGCGGGTGGGAAGGCGCGGATATAGGGAATGGCCGGTCAGTGTTCGCGGGCGTGCCCGGATACGTCCGCTGACGTATAGGGgaccggatttgccaagtccggctgtaaATGCTCTTAAGCCAATGAGATTGCGGCGATGTGACTAGTGGTTAAGATCCGAGTACAAATCTCAACCAACCATGTCTTTAAAAGGCGTATGTTTCATGTGCACTCCAATCCCACACAAGAGCACCAACATAACTCCCAAACCCGCTGCCACCGGAAGTTCAAAATCCTGATTGATTCTTTCGCTCTCCCTAGTGAACCAATGAACATATGGTATACACAAAGAAGCTCGTGTTGCGAAGAACAACCCACAAAAGCTCTGGCCAATGCCAAATGTAGTTCCTTTGATGGGGGTAGGAGGCACCGGGAAGTCAACGAGATCAAGATTGAACAAGTCGCGAGACCTGTAAACATGAAGTAGCACGAAGCATAAGAGTGATCGAGCAGGCAAGGTTTTTGTTAGAAGATCGAAAGCATGTGCTCGCCTCTTTCACCTAGGCTAATGATCATTTCACGAAAGGAAACTATGATGGAGTGTGTTTTAGggtctctttgattcaaaggatcttcataggatttttgaaggattagaatccttaggaatttttcctacgttggtcgtttgattcgtaggattgaatcttGTAGGATTTTTTTCCTAAGAATTTATTTGTACTACATTTTACAGGAATtttaacatccactccaacctcttgaaagaaatcaTTTGCTTTTCCcatgacacaatcaaacaaacttaaATCCTGTAGGGATCCAATGGACATGCCATTTCAATCCtacgtttttcctattcctgtgtttttgcaatcctacgaatcaaagaggcccttagtttCTTTTCATTATAACAGTTAAAACTAGCCGTCCACGGTAGCAAAATCTTGAGCTCATTGGAAAGCAAAATAATTCTGGCTAGCCAGGAGCAGGCCAAGAACACAAGCCCCGCGTACCATGTGCTAGCACTGCTATCGCTGCACCGAATTAGTAATAAACAGAGGCAGGTCACGGTGTGTGCCACAGGACGGCAGCTACGTTAGATTTGCATCACACCCCCGGCGTCAAACAGTTTTAAATCACCAGGTTCATAGTACTAGTACATTTCTAATCCTGCCCCGACCTACTCAAACTTAATAAAATTCACACTAACAGGCAGAGCGAGTAAATTAGATGGAAAACCAAGAAGCGTGTCCCCTCTGCACCCCGTACGTAGTCCATCCACCAAACCTATCTACTACCCGTCCGGCTGCCACCGTTAAACTCCGTGGACACCACGCTCCAGTACGCCTCCGCCCGCCTGGATGGAGGTGACGAGAAATAGATGCGCcggaatgaatgaatgaatggcgTGAGATCTCCCTCCATGTCCACCCCCATCCATTCCGCCACCATCCTTCACCGCTGGCCGCAGTGACGCCCTCCCTCTGCCTACATTCATTCCCATTCCCCTCCCCACGCCCGCGTCACAGCCTTCGCTCCACTCCAACCACCACCACCCCTGCCACAATGCAGCCCCTTCTCGGGCTAGCCCTCCTTGCCCTGCTGCTCCTGGCCTCACCGGCGCCGGCGCTCTGCCGCCACCGCGCGCCGGCCGCGGCCACAACCGAGACGCTCGACGTCGCGGCCTCCCTctcccgcgcccgcgccgccgtctccaccgacgcCAGCCCCCTCCACCAGtccctcgccgccaccgacaccgACACCAATGTTCTCCCCGTTAAGGAGGAGCCCTCcggcgggccgagcggccggctggCGCTGAGGCTCCACTCGCGCGACTTCCTCCCGGAGGAGCAGGGCCGGCACGAGAGCTACCGGTCGCTTGTGCTGGCCCGCCTGCGCCGCGACTCGGCCCGTGCCGCCGCGCTGTCGGCGCGCGCGTCCCTGGCCGCCGACGGGGTCTCCCGCGCCGACCTGAGGCCGGCCAACGCCACCCCCGTcttcgaggcgtcggcggcggagATACAGGGCCCCGTGGTGTCCGGCGTGGGGCAGGGCAGCGGCGAGTACTTCTCCCGCGTCGGCGTCGGCCGCCCCGCGCGGCAGCTCTACATGGTGCTCGACACCGGCAGCGACGTCACCTGGCTGCAGTGCCAGCCCTGCGCCGACTGCTACACCCAGTCCGACCCCGTCTACGACCCCTCCGTCTCCGCCTCCTACGCCGCCGTCGGCTGCGACTCCCCGCGCTGCcgcgacctcgacgccgccgcctgCCGCAACTCCACGGGGTCCTGCCTCTACGAGGTCGCCTACGGCGACGGCTCCTACACCGTCGGCGACTTCGCCACCGAGACGCTCACGCTGGGGGACTCCGCGCCGGTCTCCAACGTGGCCATCGGGTGCGGCCACGACAACGAGGGCCTCTTCGTGGGCGCCGCCGGGCTGCTGGCCCTCGGCGGCGGCCCGCTCTCCTTCCCGTCGCAGATCTCGGCGACCTCCTTCTCCTACTGCCTCGTCGACCGCGACTCGCCCTCCTCCTCCACGCTGCAGTTCGGCGACTCGGAGCAGCCGGCCGTCACCGCGCCGCTCCTCCGCAGCCCGCGCACCAACACCTTCTACTACGTGGGGCTTTCGGGCATCTCCGTGGGCGGCGAGGCCCTCTCCATCCCGTCCTCGGCCTTCGCCATGGACGACGCGGGGTCGGGCGGCGTCATCGTGGACTCCGGCACGGCCGTGACGCGGCTCCAGTCGGGCGCGTACGCCGCGCTCCGCGAGGCGTTCGTGCAGGGGACCCAGTCCCTGCCCCGCGCGTCCGGCATCTCGCTCTTCGACACCTGCTACGACCTCGCCGGCCGCTCCAGCgtgcaggtgccggcggtggcgctgcGGTTCGAGGGCGGCGGGGAGCTGAAGCTGCCGGCGAAGAACTACCTGATCCCGGTGGACGGGGCGGGGACCTACTGCCTGGCATTCGCGGGGACGAGCGGGCCCGTGTCCATCATCGGCAACGTGCAGCAGCAGGGCGTGCGCGTCAGCTTCGACACCGCCAAGAACACCGTCGGCTTCACCGCCGACAAGTGCTAGTGGGAGCGAGCTTGCGAGCTCGGTTAATTAGCGGGCGAGTGATTAATTAGCGTGCGTGCATGTGGTAATTAAGCGGGGCGGTGTGGGGGCGGGGGCTTTGGGAAAGGCAAAGGCGAAGGACGGAAACAAATGCCAGCCTGTGCTCTGGTCTGGTCTGGTCTAGTGTAGCGTAGCGTCCTTCTGGTCTGGTCTGGTCGTCTTCCTCGTCGTCTACCTCTGTCTCTGTGTAACTGTGTCACTGTGCCCATGGCTCGAGCTCGCCGTCGACATGGATGTGTGTGCGTGCTGCTACTGCTACCACTGCCAGGTGAACGAATTTGTTCATGGGTTGTACTACCTTTCTTCAACAAAAAGAAAAGCTTGTTGATTATTGCCCATTGCCGAGCCAGTTTGGAAGAGCAGAGAATTTTATCATGCGTCGCATTTGTGCCAAGGTTCTGTTTTGCTGGTTGGTCTTGGGATCCTAGAGCATAGTGATAAACGAACTCTGCTGGTGACCCATCGGCATCGCATCACATGCTCCGGCTTAATCCTTTTTAATGCAGTGCGTTGCATGCATGCACGCGTCCTTGTGGCCTAGAATGCCGCCTGGCTGGAGGATTGATGCCTCATGCAAGGTGCTGACTGCGACCGCTTTCGCTTTGGCCTTTACATGATGCTGCTGACTTGTTCGTCCGCTTTTACCACCTTTCTCCGACATGGCAACATGTGCATCGCCTCATGATAATTAATCAACATGGATGATGCATGCCATGCGTATCATATCATCAGTGTGTGTAACCACAACACCGCGATGCGATACGTGTGTCGTTTGCGACCGACGAAGCTTCTTTCTTCTCTCATCTTACCAGCGTGCATGGACGGGTC is from Triticum aestivum cultivar Chinese Spring chromosome 3A, IWGSC CS RefSeq v2.1, whole genome shotgun sequence and encodes:
- the LOC123060009 gene encoding protein ASPARTIC PROTEASE IN GUARD CELL 1, encoding MNEWREISLHVHPHPFRHHPSPLAAVTPSLCLHSFPFPSPRPRHSLRSTPTTTTPATMQPLLGLALLALLLLASPAPALCRHRAPAAATTETLDVAASLSRARAAVSTDASPLHQSLAATDTDTNVLPVKEEPSGGPSGRLALRLHSRDFLPEEQGRHESYRSLVLARLRRDSARAAALSARASLAADGVSRADLRPANATPVFEASAAEIQGPVVSGVGQGSGEYFSRVGVGRPARQLYMVLDTGSDVTWLQCQPCADCYTQSDPVYDPSVSASYAAVGCDSPRCRDLDAAACRNSTGSCLYEVAYGDGSYTVGDFATETLTLGDSAPVSNVAIGCGHDNEGLFVGAAGLLALGGGPLSFPSQISATSFSYCLVDRDSPSSSTLQFGDSEQPAVTAPLLRSPRTNTFYYVGLSGISVGGEALSIPSSAFAMDDAGSGGVIVDSGTAVTRLQSGAYAALREAFVQGTQSLPRASGISLFDTCYDLAGRSSVQVPAVALRFEGGGELKLPAKNYLIPVDGAGTYCLAFAGTSGPVSIIGNVQQQGVRVSFDTAKNTVGFTADKC